The sequence below is a genomic window from Thermoplasmata archaeon.
TCGGTGGGGGTGCTCGCCGGCGACCCCGGCATCACGCTGACCTCGTCGACGGCCGCCTCCGCCCACACGTTCACGAGCGTCCTCTACGAGCTCACGAGCGAAGCCGCGAACAACGGGAGCGCGCTCGTGGCGGCCAACTTCAACGACGCGACGCCGTTCTGGAACGTCACCGGCGCCCTCGTCATGCTCGTCGGCCGTTTCGTCCCGATCTGGGCGATGCTCCAGGTCGGCGGCCTGTTCGCGAGCCAGGACGTGCTGCCGCCGGGCCCGGGGACGTTGCGGACGGCGAGTGCGACGTTCACGATCTACCTCACCATGATCCTGATCATCGTCTCGGCGCTCCTCTTCCTCCCGGTGCTCGCCCTCGGGCCGCTCGCCCAGATCGTGGGGTAGCATGGCCGAGCCGGGCGCCCAGGTGTCGGTCCGCCGCACCCCGCACACGTCGGTGCGGCGGGTCCTCGCGGATTCGTTCCGCAAGTTCGACCCCCGCCGGGAGGTCCACAACCCGATGATGTTCGTCGTCTGGGTCCTCTTCGTCTTCGTGCTCGTGCTCACGGTGTTCCCACGCGCCTTCCCCGACATCGCGCGCTTCTACACCCCCGGCTATTACCTCAGCGTCTCGATCATCCTGTTCCTGACGCTCTGGTTCGCCCACATCTCCGACGCGATCGCCGAGGCGCAGGGCCGGGCGCAGGCCGACAGCCTGCGCGAGATCCGCAGCGGGATCCGCGCGCGCCAGGTCCTGCCCGACGGGACGACCCGCTGGGTGGCGGCGGACGTGCTGCGGGTCGGCGACACCGTGGAGATCCGACCGGGCGAGCCCGTGCCGATCGACGGCGACGTGATCCGGGGCGCGGCGCTCATCGACGAGTCGATGATGACCGGCGAGAGCGCGGCCGTCCTGCGCGAGAGCGGCGGCGACAAGACGAGCGTCCTCGGCGGCGCGCGCGTCGTCCAGGGGACGATTCGGATGCGGGTGAGCGCCGTGCGGGGCGAGTCGTTCCTCGACCGGCTGATCCGCCTGGTGGAGGGTCAGGAGCGCGAGCCGACGCCGAACGAGCTGGCCCTCGCGGTGCTCCTGGCGGCGATCACGGTCGCGCTGTTCACGGTCGTGGTGACGTTCGTCTACATCGCGAACTTCACGAACATCGTCGCGGTCGACCTGGCCACGATCATCGCGCTCTTCGTCTGCCTCATGCCGACGACGATCGGGGCGCTCCTCCCCGCGATCGGCATCTCGGGCATCAACCGGGTCGCGCGGGCCAACGTGATCGCCAAGAGCGGCAAGGCGGTCGAGGCGGCCGGCGACCTCGACACGCTGATCCTGGACAAGACCGGGACGATCACGGTCGGCAATCGCCTCGCGGTCCAGTTCGTCCCAGGCCCCGAGGTCCCGATGGACACCCTGGTCGAGGCCGCGATGCTCAGCTCGAGCCTGGACGACACGCCCGAGGGCCGGTCGATCGTCCGGCTCGCCGCGCGTCGGGGCACCGCGGTCCGCCGCCTCGACCCCGCCTCGATCAAGGTCCTGCCGTTCACCGCCGAGCGGCGCATGAGCGGGATCGCGCTCGGCGACGGCACCGAGTTCTACAAGGGCTCGCTGCAGGCAATGGAGGCCTATGGGACGGTCCTGCCGCCCGAGCTCAAGCGGGCCGCGGCCGACGTCTCGCGCCAGGGCATGACCCCGCTCGCGGTGAGCGCCCACCGGCGCGCCGTGGGCCTGGTCGTGCTCAAGGACGTGGTCAAGCCCGGCATCCGCGACCGGATCCGCGAGCTCCACCTCATGGGGATCCGCACGATCATGTGCACCGGCGACAACCGACTGACCGCGGCCGCGATCGCGCGCGAGAGCGGCGTCGACGACTTCGTCGCCGAGGCGAAACCCGAGACCAAGCTCACCCTCGTCGAGCGCGAGAAAGCCGCCGGCCGCCTCGTCGCGATGAGCGGGGACGGCTCGAACGACGCTCCGGCGCTGGCGCGGGCGGACGTGGGGCTCGCCATGAACAGCGGGACGAGCGCGGCGAAGGAAGCGGGCAACATGGTCGACCTCGACAACGATCCGACCAAGCTGATCCAGGTCGTCTCGATCGGAAAGCAGCTACTGATCACCCGCGGCGCGCTGACGACCTTCTCGATCACGAACGACGTCGCGAAGTACTTCGCGATCATCCCGGCGATCTTCATCGCCGCGGGCGCCGCGAGCCTGCCCGGCGTCGCGCTACTCAACCTGCTCGGGCTCTCGAACCCGCAGCTCGCGGTCCTCGCGACGCTCCTGTTCAACGCGCTGGTCATCCCGCTGCTGATCCCGCTCGCGCTCGCCGGCGTGCCGTTCCGGCCCCGCCCGGCGATCGACCTGTTGCGCCGCCACCTCATCTACTACGGATTCGGGGGGCTCGTCAGCGCGTTCGTGGGCATCAAGCTCCTGTACCTCCTCCTCGCCTGGCTCGCCACCCAGCCGCTCGTCCAGGAGATCGGGACCGTCGTCGCGCACTACCTGCCGCTCGGAGGGCTGTGAGCGCGAGCGGGCGCGCCCCGTCGGCGGGCGCCGGCCGCGACGCGGGGCCCGCCCCGCGCCCCCCGCCCGCGCACTCGGGCGCCGGTCACGTCCGGGCGACGGTGGTGCTGATCCTGTTGACCCTGTTCGTCAGCGGCTTCGCCTACCCGCTCGTGATCACCGGGATCGCCCAGGTGATCGATC
It includes:
- the kdpB gene encoding potassium-transporting ATPase subunit KdpB — translated: MAEPGAQVSVRRTPHTSVRRVLADSFRKFDPRREVHNPMMFVVWVLFVFVLVLTVFPRAFPDIARFYTPGYYLSVSIILFLTLWFAHISDAIAEAQGRAQADSLREIRSGIRARQVLPDGTTRWVAADVLRVGDTVEIRPGEPVPIDGDVIRGAALIDESMMTGESAAVLRESGGDKTSVLGGARVVQGTIRMRVSAVRGESFLDRLIRLVEGQEREPTPNELALAVLLAAITVALFTVVVTFVYIANFTNIVAVDLATIIALFVCLMPTTIGALLPAIGISGINRVARANVIAKSGKAVEAAGDLDTLILDKTGTITVGNRLAVQFVPGPEVPMDTLVEAAMLSSSLDDTPEGRSIVRLAARRGTAVRRLDPASIKVLPFTAERRMSGIALGDGTEFYKGSLQAMEAYGTVLPPELKRAAADVSRQGMTPLAVSAHRRAVGLVVLKDVVKPGIRDRIRELHLMGIRTIMCTGDNRLTAAAIARESGVDDFVAEAKPETKLTLVEREKAAGRLVAMSGDGSNDAPALARADVGLAMNSGTSAAKEAGNMVDLDNDPTKLIQVVSIGKQLLITRGALTTFSITNDVAKYFAIIPAIFIAAGAASLPGVALLNLLGLSNPQLAVLATLLFNALVIPLLIPLALAGVPFRPRPAIDLLRRHLIYYGFGGLVSAFVGIKLLYLLLAWLATQPLVQEIGTVVAHYLPLGGL